Proteins encoded within one genomic window of bacterium:
- a CDS encoding FAD-binding oxidoreductase has protein sequence MEKRAYEVVIVGGGIAGASLAYFLTARGLRDVLLLEREAQPGHHSTGRSAAVAVEWDPIPALQALKTQGAAFLRQPPADFASAPLLRPTGILVVCEEPVWSAVRAQVPAVVAGGTRVEPQSAAEVLARVPALDPARVAGGVFLPDDGHIEVHELLWAYLRGAAQRGAERVCGVTVRGVRSAGGRVAGVSTSAGEVEARWVVDAAGAWAGVVAAQAGASPIPLTPCRRTIITFAAPDGLAVRDWPLVEHASQHVYFAPESGGLFASPMDEEPLAPCDATPDELAIATAAERVACVAPRLAPRHIRRAWAGLRTFSPDRVLVVGEDPLLPGFFWLAGQGGCGIETSGAVGAIAADLLLDGRTQRFDAGLLAPGRFAAPR, from the coding sequence ATGGAGAAGCGCGCCTACGAAGTGGTGATCGTCGGCGGCGGCATCGCCGGCGCCTCCCTCGCATACTTCCTCACCGCCCGCGGCCTGCGCGACGTGCTGCTGCTCGAACGCGAGGCGCAGCCCGGCCACCACTCGACCGGGCGCAGCGCCGCGGTGGCGGTGGAGTGGGATCCGATCCCGGCGCTGCAGGCGCTGAAGACGCAGGGCGCGGCCTTCCTGCGCCAGCCGCCGGCGGACTTCGCGTCCGCGCCGCTGCTGCGCCCGACCGGCATCCTCGTCGTCTGCGAGGAGCCGGTGTGGAGCGCGGTGCGCGCCCAGGTGCCGGCGGTCGTGGCGGGCGGCACGCGGGTCGAGCCGCAGAGCGCCGCCGAGGTGCTGGCGCGGGTTCCGGCGCTCGACCCGGCGCGCGTCGCCGGCGGCGTCTTCCTGCCAGACGACGGCCACATCGAGGTGCACGAGCTGCTGTGGGCCTACCTGCGCGGCGCGGCGCAGCGCGGCGCCGAGCGGGTCTGCGGCGTCACCGTGCGCGGCGTGCGCAGCGCCGGCGGGCGGGTGGCCGGGGTGTCGACCAGCGCCGGCGAGGTCGAGGCGCGCTGGGTGGTGGACGCCGCGGGCGCCTGGGCCGGGGTCGTCGCGGCGCAGGCCGGCGCGTCGCCGATCCCGCTGACGCCCTGCCGGCGCACGATCATCACCTTCGCGGCGCCCGACGGCCTCGCCGTGCGCGACTGGCCGCTGGTCGAGCACGCCTCGCAGCACGTGTACTTCGCGCCCGAGTCGGGCGGGTTGTTCGCCAGCCCGATGGACGAGGAGCCGCTGGCGCCGTGCGACGCGACGCCGGACGAGCTGGCGATCGCCACCGCCGCCGAGCGCGTCGCCTGCGTCGCGCCGCGCCTGGCGCCGCGTCACATCCGGCGCGCCTGGGCCGGGCTGCGCACGTTCTCGCCCGACCGCGTGCTGGTGGTCGGCGAGGATCCGCTGCTGCCCGGCTTCTTCTGGCTGGCCGGGCAGGGCGGCTGCGGCATCGAGACCAGCGGCGCGGTCGGCGCCATCGCCGCCGATCTGCTGCTCGACGGCCGCACCCAACGCTTCGACGCCGGCCTGCTGGCGCCGGGCCGCTTCGCGGCGCCGCGCTGA
- a CDS encoding phytanoyl-CoA dioxygenase family protein: MTFPPLDFDAWHRMLPERLATPVGRQATRDVRDAPPFAWRLADGRARRFTPDGETLRVDASGEAPVVAELDAAAWRDFVDETATAAGLLYGGRVRFAAGGYADLERWEPALRALASGRPIFDPAALALRDPAGGPLDVHRAFPADGPPAPLRHFLREAGFALVKGVFTPAEIARLTAIVERRQAAARPGDGRSWWATRGDGTPVLCRLIYLGLAEPAIAALGDDPRIRRLLALSDEPLRVAGDRSDGHSVVCKQPDVVEGLSDLPWHRDCGLGGHPLTCPAINIGIQLDAATAASGQLHFAPGTHRASCHRADLERALTVAVDTEPGDCTVHVGDVMHAAPPPRGRGPGRRALYLSCLPERAFAHIPAGKSYNDTILARVGG; this comes from the coding sequence ATGACGTTCCCGCCGCTCGACTTCGACGCCTGGCACCGGATGCTGCCCGAGCGCCTGGCGACGCCGGTCGGCCGTCAGGCGACGCGCGACGTGCGCGACGCGCCGCCCTTCGCCTGGCGGCTCGCCGATGGGCGCGCCCGCCGCTTCACGCCGGATGGCGAGACGCTGCGCGTCGACGCCAGCGGCGAGGCGCCGGTCGTCGCCGAGCTCGACGCGGCGGCGTGGCGCGACTTCGTCGACGAGACCGCCACCGCCGCCGGCCTGCTCTACGGCGGCCGGGTGCGTTTCGCCGCCGGCGGCTACGCCGACCTCGAGCGCTGGGAGCCGGCGCTGCGCGCCCTCGCCAGCGGCCGGCCGATCTTCGATCCGGCGGCGCTCGCTCTGCGCGACCCCGCCGGCGGTCCGCTCGACGTCCACCGCGCGTTTCCCGCCGACGGACCGCCGGCGCCGCTGCGCCACTTCCTGCGCGAGGCCGGGTTCGCCCTGGTCAAGGGCGTCTTCACGCCGGCGGAGATCGCGCGCCTGACCGCGATCGTCGAGCGCCGGCAGGCGGCGGCGCGGCCCGGCGACGGACGGTCGTGGTGGGCGACGCGCGGCGACGGGACGCCGGTGCTCTGCCGCCTGATCTACCTCGGGCTCGCCGAGCCGGCGATCGCCGCCCTCGGCGACGACCCGCGCATCCGCCGCCTGCTGGCGCTGAGCGACGAACCGCTGCGCGTCGCCGGCGACCGCAGCGACGGTCATTCGGTGGTGTGCAAGCAGCCGGACGTGGTGGAGGGCCTGTCGGATCTGCCGTGGCATCGCGACTGCGGCCTCGGCGGCCATCCGCTGACCTGTCCGGCGATCAACATCGGCATCCAGCTCGACGCCGCCACCGCGGCCAGCGGACAGCTCCACTTCGCGCCCGGGACGCACCGCGCGTCGTGCCATCGCGCCGATCTGGAGCGGGCGCTGACCGTCGCGGTCGACACCGAGCCCGGCGACTGCACGGTGCACGTCGGCGACGTCATGCACGCGGCGCCGCCGCCGCGCGGGCGCGGTCCCGGCCGGCGCGCGCTCTACCTGAGCTGTCTGCCGGAACGCGCCTTCGCCCACATCCCGGCGGGCAAGAGCTACAACGACACGATCCTGGCGCGGGTCGGCGGCTGA